In the Brevundimonas mediterranea genome, GATCTTTGGTCGCGGCGGCGGGGCCTGACGACGGCGGATCGGCCGGAGGCGGGCTGGACGTGCGACCGGTCTTCCTGTCGGCCGGAGACGCCGGAAGCCGGGCCGGTCGCCCTGTGGTGGGGGCGCGAGGCCCCGGATGCGGAGCAGATGGCCGACCTGTGTCGGGCGGCGTCCGTCGTCAGCGTGCGGGCTGCGGTCGCCGCCCTGCCGGCCTCATGCGACGGCCGTCTGGTGCTCGACGGCGTCGATTTCACGCGCGGCGGGGCGGTGGAGTTGTGGCGGGACGGAGTGGACCGCTGGAAGGCGGTGTGGACGGCCGACGTGCGCGGGGATCGCCCCTGGGCGCGTCAGCCGGATCCGGACCTCAGTGATAGCGGCGCATGAGGCCGACCAGCTTGCCCTGGACCTCGACCTGGTCGGGACCGAAGATTCGGGTCTCGTAGTTGCGGTTGGCGGGCTCCAGGGCGATGGAGCCGCCCTTGCGACGCAGACGCTTCAACGTGGCCTCTTCGCCCTCGACCAAGGCCACGACGATCTCGCCGTTGTTGGCCGTGTCGCCGCGACGGATGACCACCAGATCGCCGTTCAGGATGCCGGCCTCGATCATCGAGTCGCCCTCGATCTCGAGGAGGTAATGATCGCCCTTGCCCAGCATGGATTCGGGCACCGACAGGCGCTCCTGCTCGTGCTGGATGGCGGCGATGGGGGTGCCGGCGGCGATCTTGCCCAGCAGGGGCAGTTCGCGGGTGTCGTTGGCGGCCGAGACCGCAGCGGGGCGTGGCGCGCCGCCGCCGCCTTCGATGACGTCGGGTTTGAAGCCGGCCCGGCCGCGCGGTGCGCCGGCGGTGGCCTGTTCCGGCAGTTTGGTCACTTCCAGGGCGCGGGCGCGGTGGGCGAGGCGGCGGATGAAGCCGCGTTCCTCCAGCGCCGTGATCAGCCGGTGGATGCCCGACTTGGACGCCAGATCCAGCGCCTCCTTCATCTCGTCGAACGAGGGGGAGACGCCGGTCTCCTGGATCCGTTCGTGGATGAACATCAGCAGTTCGTGCTGCTTGCGCGTGAGCATCGCCAGGCCCTCATGAGCCCTTTCCTCGAATCGGAACGGGCCGTGAACATTGACGATGTTCTGTAAGTGTTCCTTCCTAATGTCAACTTAACGGCGTCGCTTCACCGCGCGCGTCGGGTTGAATCAGGCGGCCAGCAGTTTGCGCGTGGCGGCTTCGACGTCGGCCTGACGCATCAGGCTTTCGCCCACCAGAATGGCCTGGGCGTGGGCGGCGGAGACGCGTGCGACGTCCTCGGGCGTGGAGATGCCGCTCTCGGCGACCAGCAGGGCGCGGACGGGGCTGAGCATCGACAGGCGCTCGGTGACCTCCAGATCGACCTCGAAGGTGCGAAGCGAGCGGTTGTTGATCCCCACCAGATCGCCGCCCAAGGCGCAGGCGCGCGCCATTTCGGCCTCGTCGTGGGTTTCGATCAGGGCGTCCATGCCGAATCGTTCGGCCTCGGCCAGCAGTTCGGCGGCGAGCCGATCGTCGATCATGGCCAGGATGATCAGGATACAGTCGGCGCCCAGGGCCCGGCTCTCGGCCACCTGCCAGGGATCGACCAGGAAGTCCTTGCGCAGGCAGGGCAGGGCCGTGGCGGTGCGGGCCTGGCCCAGATAGGCGTCGTCGCCCTGGAAACTGGGGCCGTCGGTCAGGACCGACAGGCAGGAGGCGCCGCCGGCCTGGTAGGCGATGGCCAGGGCGGTCGGGTCGAAGTCAGGACGAATCAGGCCCTTGGACGGGCTGGCCTTCTTGATCTCGGCGATCAGGGCGGGGCGGCCGGTGTCCTCGACAGTCCGGTCCAGAGCGGCGCGGAAGCCGCGCGGCGCCGAGGCGGCCCGGGCCAGGGCCTCGATGGCGTCCTGGGTGGTCGCGGCCTTGCGGGCGGCGACATCCTCGCGCTTGTAGGCGGCGATGCGGTCCAGGACGTCGGTCATGCTTTGTCTTCGGTATCCAGCGGCGTGGAGGTGATGCGGGCCAGACGCTCCAGCGCCTGGGCGGCCCGACCGTCGTCAATGGCGGCGGCGGCGAGGACGGCGCCTTCCGCGAGGCCCGTCGCCCGATCCGACACCACGAGGGCGGCGGCGGCGTTCAGCAACACGATGTCGCGATAGGGGCCGGTCTGACCCGCCAGCAGGGCGCGCAGGGCCGCGGCGTTCTCCTCGGCGTCGCCGCCGCGGATGGCGTCGATGGAGGCGCGGGGCAGGCCGGCGTCTTCGGGCGTGACCTGGAAGCGGCGGACGGCGCCGTCTTTCCATTCTGCGACTTCCGTCGGGCCGGAGGTGGCCAGTTCGTCCAGGCCCTGGCCATGGACCGTCCAGGCGCGGGTCGCGCCCAGCCGGCCCAGCACCTCGACCAGGGGCTCCAGCAGACGCGGGTCATAGACGCCCATGACCTGGCGTTTCGCCTGGGCCGGGTTGGACAGCGGGCCGAGCAGGTTGAACACGGTGCGGAAACCGATCTCGGCCCGTACCGGCCCGACGTGGCGCATGGCGCCGTGATAGGCGGGGGCGAACAGGAAACAGATTCCGGCCTCGTCCAGCGCCTTGCGCTGCT is a window encoding:
- the lexA gene encoding transcriptional repressor LexA; amino-acid sequence: MLTRKQHELLMFIHERIQETGVSPSFDEMKEALDLASKSGIHRLITALEERGFIRRLAHRARALEVTKLPEQATAGAPRGRAGFKPDVIEGGGGAPRPAAVSAANDTRELPLLGKIAAGTPIAAIQHEQERLSVPESMLGKGDHYLLEIEGDSMIEAGILNGDLVVIRRGDTANNGEIVVALVEGEEATLKRLRRKGGSIALEPANRNYETRIFGPDQVEVQGKLVGLMRRYH
- the trpC gene encoding indole-3-glycerol phosphate synthase TrpC is translated as MTDVLDRIAAYKREDVAARKAATTQDAIEALARAASAPRGFRAALDRTVEDTGRPALIAEIKKASPSKGLIRPDFDPTALAIAYQAGGASCLSVLTDGPSFQGDDAYLGQARTATALPCLRKDFLVDPWQVAESRALGADCILIILAMIDDRLAAELLAEAERFGMDALIETHDEAEMARACALGGDLVGINNRSLRTFEVDLEVTERLSMLSPVRALLVAESGISTPEDVARVSAAHAQAILVGESLMRQADVEAATRKLLAA
- the trpD gene encoding anthranilate phosphoribosyltransferase; amino-acid sequence: MADGFKPILARLVEGHPLTSEQAHDFFAACLRGEPTPSQVAAAVTALRIRGETVDEIAAFAQAMRDAALTLDHPYEVIDTCGTGGDGQHTYNISTAAALVLAGAGLKVAKHGNRAISSKSGSSDVLSILGVNLAASPDQQRKALDEAGICFLFAPAYHGAMRHVGPVRAEIGFRTVFNLLGPLSNPAQAKRQVMGVYDPRLLEPLVEVLGRLGATRAWTVHGQGLDELATSGPTEVAEWKDGAVRRFQVTPEDAGLPRASIDAIRGGDAEENAAALRALLAGQTGPYRDIVLLNAAAALVVSDRATGLAEGAVLAAAAIDDGRAAQALERLARITSTPLDTEDKA